The genomic region GTCCCTTCTtaaagagaaacagaatcattttggtaaTTGCCCAATTCTTAGGGGACAGCAGGCACACTTATTTCAGCTTCAGTTAAGAAACTGTCACCCTGTTGGAGAGAAAATTGGTCTTGTACCAGTGAAAGCCCATCATTGTAATAGGCTTTAACTCACTCCACTGGCTTTTAGATAAGCCAGCTGAGTGTGAGCTTCAATGTTTACAAGACTTCATGTTAATACTGGTTTTACCTCACCGGAGTTAAATTCTTCTGCATTGTACAGCTGCTTCATTCAGTAACCTTAAAGGAATCTTGGCTTTTGAGGATACATGAAATTAAGTGTTAAATAATTATTCACAAGCAATGCTCACTAAGTCTCGTTCAGTAATTTTGCATTTACTGTACTTGTACCATTCCTAGCAGTGGTGCTTTAGAGGAGTCCATACGTGGTAGCTCCAGGATCTCTGCTAGCAATTTACCAGAGCAGGAAAGGACTGTGCAGCTTCCTTAGAGCACTTCAGTATCTTGCTGTGAGTTTGAGAAGCTCTGTTCTCATATAGCTCTCTAAATACCTTTGTCCAGAACAAGTGGCTCTTGCTTAGGTATCTAATCTTCTTGCAAGATTACCTCTCTGTAGTAAGTGTGGTCATCCGTGTTATAGCAATGTTGTAATGCCCATTTTATGTGCATATTGAGTGATTAAAATATTTGATGTTTGTGGGTtatagaaaaatgttttgtcaaTTGGAGATGTGTTGCTCAACTTCTCTCTTGCATTTCCCATGTAGTGTCTTAACATTGAAAATGATAACCTGGCTGAGGTGAGCACAATCACAAACCCTGAAACCAAGCCAACCCAGATGCACAACAGCTATAATTACTACAGCTCATTACCCATCACGAGGAAAGATGTTAACTGCAGTCCAGATTTCCTGGGTAGTATTGAGGGCCCCTTTTCCAGCGTTTTGCCACCAGAAGACACCAGCCAGCCAAGTGTGAACTCTTTAAATGATATGTCCCCGTCAAACTCTGATTTCTGTGAGGATTTCTACACCACCTTTATTGATACAAAGGTGAACGGTGATATAGCAGCAACAAACAATATCAGTCAATCGCTTGCAGAAATTCTAAGTGAACCTATTGATCTTTCTGATTTCTCACTGTGTAAAGCTTTTAATGGAGACCACTCAGGAACTGTGCCAGAATGTAACGATTCTGACTCTGGCATTTCATTAAATGCAAGTTCTAGTGTCACGTCACCTGTACACTCTGTTGAATCTGCCTATGGAGATAAGACTTTTGGTTGCAGTGATTCTGACATGGAAGACATGGATAGTGCTCCTGGAAGTGTGTCACAGAGCAATGTGAGCTTGTACTCTTTGCAGTTCCAGGATCAAGTATTTTCTTCTGTGGGGCCAAGCACTCGAACACCTAGCTTGCGGTGTACAAACACACCAAAGAAAGAACCTCCTGCTGGTCCAGGCCACCCCAAGGCTCCGTTCACAAAAGATAAACCTTCAAGCCGCCTTGAAGCTCATCTCTCAAGAGAtgagcaaagagcaaaagctctGCAGATCCATTTTCCTGTTGAAAAAATCATCAATCTCCCTGTTGATGACTTCAATGAAATGATGTCTAAGGAGCAGTTCAATGAAGCCCAGCTTGCACTTATTCGAGATATACGCAGGAGAGGCAAGAACAAAGTGGCTGCCCAAAACTGCCGtaaaagaaaactggaaaatatAGTGGAACTGGAGCAAGACTTGAGTAATCTGaaagatgagagagaaaaattgcttaaggaaaaaggagagcaTGACAAAAGCCTTCGTCAGATGAAAAAGCAACTAACCACTTTATACCTTGAAGTCTTCAGCATGCTACGTGATGAAGATGGAAAGTCTTACTCTCCCAGTGAATATTCACTGCAGCAAACTAGAGATGGCAATATCTTTCTTGTGCCTAAAAGCAAGAAGACAGAGACTAAACTttgaagagcagcacagctggctaCTGTTCAAGTTGTTATTTTTGTATCATGATCCTGATAGTTTTTACTGTGAGGTGGAATGTAGAGTTaggtaatatttttaaagtaattctATGCAATTATGATTTTAAAAGTTAATTAGTTTATGGAAGATGCAAGTTTAAAACTAATTGTGTAATGAAGACGGACGTATGCAAAATTTGTAATCTCACTTTGATAACAGACATTTCCTTCTTATGGTACCACTTTGACTGGTTTCCacatacatgtaaatatttgaAGATACCATATTTATGTACTGTTCCTATCTCTTGTTATATTCatagatttttttatatatatatatataaatgattTTAGCCTTCTAAATATAATTTCTTGCAAGACAAACAGTATGGCTTTTGACACTTTTTTATAAATATGCAATAGtgtttgtttcctgtttttcttaCACATTTATACTTGctttatatttaatatataattTTAATGTAGTATAAAAGTTGATACtgagtgtttgggtttttatttttctcacttCATTTAACTTTTTTATAGTCTATTTCATACAGATTTATTTCCCTAAAGAAGGGAAATCCTCAGTACTTTTCAAAGGCTAAGTCTTCTTGTAGCAAATGAGCTTAACAACCGGAGATGTATGACATAGCATGGTCAGCAGTACTAATGCTTCATTCAGCATAATTTTAACTGCCAGTTGGAAGGATCGTGTTACACAAAGCGTCAAGTCTGTGTGAAGTTTACataatttgttttggtttttaaacacTACTTAGGATGCCATCTTTCCTCCAAAGGAGTTTAAAAATCTGTCAAGACAGTGTCagcattatcttttttttcaacTAAAAATCTTGTACACTTGAATAATCCTAGAACTGCGCTCTCCATCTGCCTTGGATCAGCATGCAGCCTTTGGCACTGCTGTTGCTTTGGAGCTTATGGAAGGAGGGGTAGTGCCAAACAATGGCACTGTTTGGAACCTGTACTTGATTAAGTGAAAAGTGTTGTAGAGTTGAAAAGAGATTTATGAGAGAATTGGGCAAATACATGGCACTTGTCAAATGAACTCATTGTACTTGATCGTTGTGGAATTTTTGAATACAGAAAATGCATAATTTGTAATACACATTGATCTGATTATTAAAAACCATATCCTCCTCTTACATCTTCCGTATGAAACTTCTAAAAGGTGTGTTCAATCTGAgaagtgttgggttttgtttttttttcctgtataatTCCAGAAATCTTTTCTCCATTACAATGTTCTGCATAATTTTATATAGTAGGATGCAAAACCAAGTTGTTTTGCAAGACTTTAtggtacattttaaaaaaatgggtAGGGTAGGACCCACAATGCCCCAGTAACGTAGGAAAAAGGGTTTAAAAAAGTACATTGGATTAATAAGCCAGCCTCCCATTATCTCATTAATCATAGAGTTATGCTAAATAAAATGGTATGGTTGTTGTGGAGCTCAGTTTCAAGATTATTTCCTAAACTTGTAAACCACATTGGAGTTGCATCTCCAACAGGAAGTATCTCAGCTCCTGGCTAAGCATTTTAGGTTATCGTAATTCCAGTTCCCTTCTGTGTCACTTTTTTTAGACCTTCTAAATgtccaacaaaacccaaaaccaccagAAAGCTAGAGTGTGGATGAATAATATTCTGTCACAGGATCCTGTGGAAGGTCTGGGTTTGACTGTGTGCTCTCCAGTAACTTCAGGCCCTCTCACCTGAACAGCATTAACTAGCTTGGAGGCTATGCCATAGGtactgattttgtttttccctgaaaacatgcacacacaacTTCAGATGGTATTTTATTGTCCACCTAGTCACAGTAGTATATCATCatcagcttttgcttttatgGCCCCaaagttttttctttccagttgtTGTGACCATCTTCTTAACCGATTTACCACTTCAGAACAGCAGAGGCCTCTCTGGTACCTGGTGTGAACATTCTCTCTTGCAGTTCAGCTGCAGTTTGACCTTAGGtaaccagagaagagcagggggttggaaagcagagcagcaacagAGCCTCACCCAGAAGTTAGTTTTGTTCCAGGGAAG from Indicator indicator isolate 239-I01 chromosome 5, UM_Iind_1.1, whole genome shotgun sequence harbors:
- the NFE2L2 gene encoding nuclear factor erythroid 2-related factor 2 isoform X2 translates to MNLIDILWRQDIDLGVRREVFDFSQRQKEYELEKQKKLEKERQEQLQKEQEKALLAQLELDEETGEFVPVQPAQRIQPENTEQPISFSQTSKPEAEALSFDDCMQVLAEAFPFIDDNEAASAAFQSLVPAQIDNDPVVISSDQTQPPDSPVLVPLTGAENMQNIEQVWEELLSLPELQCLNIENDNLAEVSTITNPETKPTQMHNSYNYYSSLPITRKDVNCSPDFLGSIEGPFSSVLPPEDTSQPSVNSLNDMSPSNSDFCEDFYTTFIDTKVNGDIAATNNISQSLAEILSEPIDLSDFSLCKAFNGDHSGTVPECNDSDSGISLNASSSVTSPVHSVESAYGDKTFGCSDSDMEDMDSAPGSVSQSNVSLYSLQFQDQVFSSVGPSTRTPSLRCTNTPKKEPPAGPGHPKAPFTKDKPSSRLEAHLSRDEQRAKALQIHFPVEKIINLPVDDFNEMMSKEQFNEAQLALIRDIRRRGKNKVAAQNCRKRKLENIVELEQDLSNLKDEREKLLKEKGEHDKSLRQMKKQLTTLYLEVFSMLRDEDGKSYSPSEYSLQQTRDGNIFLVPKSKKTETKL
- the NFE2L2 gene encoding nuclear factor erythroid 2-related factor 2 isoform X1, with translation MEIELPPAARDMNLIDILWRQDIDLGVRREVFDFSQRQKEYELEKQKKLEKERQEQLQKEQEKALLAQLELDEETGEFVPVQPAQRIQPENTEQPISFSQTSKPEAEALSFDDCMQVLAEAFPFIDDNEAASAAFQSLVPAQIDNDPVVISSDQTQPPDSPVLVPLTGAENMQNIEQVWEELLSLPELQCLNIENDNLAEVSTITNPETKPTQMHNSYNYYSSLPITRKDVNCSPDFLGSIEGPFSSVLPPEDTSQPSVNSLNDMSPSNSDFCEDFYTTFIDTKVNGDIAATNNISQSLAEILSEPIDLSDFSLCKAFNGDHSGTVPECNDSDSGISLNASSSVTSPVHSVESAYGDKTFGCSDSDMEDMDSAPGSVSQSNVSLYSLQFQDQVFSSVGPSTRTPSLRCTNTPKKEPPAGPGHPKAPFTKDKPSSRLEAHLSRDEQRAKALQIHFPVEKIINLPVDDFNEMMSKEQFNEAQLALIRDIRRRGKNKVAAQNCRKRKLENIVELEQDLSNLKDEREKLLKEKGEHDKSLRQMKKQLTTLYLEVFSMLRDEDGKSYSPSEYSLQQTRDGNIFLVPKSKKTETKL